CCCAGAACGACGCGAATCACATCCATACCGTCTGGCGCGATCTGGAAGGGGATTTCGGGGGTGTGGATCCTTTGACGGATCACTATGCCCGAAGCTCCCATCATCGCCATCTTCACGTCTCGGTGAGCGCCGAACCGTCCACTCCAGATGACAGGCGCACGGAGCCCACGCGCCGTTAATCGACGATTCTGCCTACAGTTACAACCCCTACCCGTCTGGCACGAAGGCTGCTATGTCTCCGTCTCGTGGAGGAAAACATGAGCGGAAACACCAAATGGCTGCTTCTTGCTTCCCTGATTGCCGTGGTCGGGCTCGGCTGCGCGCAGAAAACCGTCAACGACGTCCTCGCCGATCCGTCTCGCTACGCTCGGAAGGACATCTCCCTCGAGGGCCAGGTCGTCGAGAGCTTCTCGGTCGCCGGCCACGGCTTCTATCGAATCGAGGACCCGACGGGTCGGCTGTGGGTTTTTTCGAATCGAGGGGTTCCGCGAAAAGGCGCTCAGGTCCGTGTGAAAGGAAGAATCCACGACGGCTTCGATCTGACGTCCCTCGAAGGATTCGTCAAGCTGCCCGAGCCGATCAAGGAGCGCATCGAGACCGGCCTGCTGATGGTCGAGTCCTCCCACAAAGCCGCGGGCTGATTCCAGAAAAGAAACGAAGGGGCGCAACGGCGCAAAGGGCGCGGAGATCGTGAGGAGGGTCGCTCGTTCGCGATCCTTCCTTTGCGGCTCCCGAACTTGGCGCCTTTGCGTTTTCTGGCGACCTCCTAGGGTGCTCAATGCCGTGGCGGGACCCGTAATCGATCGTGCCGCCACGGCTCGGGCTGCTTACGGCGCGGCAAGCGCGCCGGGCTCGCTCCGCTCGCGCAGGGTGTGAGTTTTTAATCACCCTGCTAATGTTGTCTGAAGTCTCCGTCGCTAAAATCGAAATCCGAGGCCAAAGGAAACCTCGACGTTGTGGATCCGGGCATCGCTGTCGGCAAGGCCGATGAGCCCACCGACGAAACCGAGACCGAAGTCACCTAGACCGAAAGTCGTGACGTGGTCGCGTACGTCGAAACGAAGCCCAACCCTGGCCACGTTGAACAAGACACCCCCGCCGAAGTTGTAGCCGAACTTGCTCTTGTCGAGACTCGCGAAGTCCCCGATGTTGAAGTCGAGATAATGGAGCCCGAAGCCACCGGTCACGAACGGAGCGACTGGGCCCGGCAAGACGATGACCAGCAGGTTGGCCTCGGCATAAAAGATGTTGGTCGTCACTTCGGGCGCGCCCCCGAGAACGTCCCCCGTCAGGTTCGCTCGGCTGTAGGCGATGGTCCCTTCGAAGCCGAATGGAAAGCCATAGCTCCCGACCCGCGCGCCGAAGATTGGGCTATTCTCGAAGGCGGTCTCCAGATCGAAATTCGAGTCGCTCAGGACGGTGATGTTGCCTCCCGTGCTCGCCCCTCCGAAGACGAAAAGCGCGGCATCGGCCCGAACCTCCGCAGCGGTCGCGAGTATGAACACCGAGGTCGCTACCAAACCCAGCCTTCGCATCGGTTCTCCTTTGACGCCTGGAAGAGCCTATCACCTCACGCCTCCGGTAATGAGCAGATGTTTGCACACTCCCCTGAATCTGTGATATTTCCACTCGGGGACGTGGACCGGGAGGGCCCGACCCATGCAAAAAAACGAGGTGAGTCTTCCGATGGCACAACGAGACATACCCGAAACGATCGAACATAATTTCACGAGACGCAGCTTCATCAAAGGGGTGATCGCAGGAGGGGCGGCAACATACTCCGCGGGATACCTGTTTCGAGGAGGCGCGCTCTCCGCGCAAACAAGCGCTCCGGGATCGGTCGAGCGCCTGATTACTCTGAGAGTCAATGGCCAGGAGCGGCGGGTGGACGTCCTCAAACAGGAGACGCTCGCGATGACGCTCCGTTACAAACTGGGTCTGACCGGCACGAAACTCGGCTGCGACCGCGCCGAGTGTGGTAGCTGCACCGTGCTCATCGATGGCGTCACTCACTATTCGTGCTCGGTTCTCACCCATTCCGTACGTGGCAAGGAGATCACGACGATCGAAGGTCTCCAGGCGGAGGACGGAACGCTGCACCCCGTCCAGCAAGCCGTCGTCGATGGCGCCGGCTTCCAATGTGCGTTCTGCGCACCGGGCTTCATCATGAGCATGGTGGCGATGGTCGAATCGAACTCGCACCCCACACGTGCCGAAGCCGCGCAGGCGCTATCGGGGAACCTCTGCCGGTGCTGTGACTACAACAAAATTCTGGACTGCGCCATGAGCGCGGCGGAATACTCGCGGAGGAGCTAAGGTGGCTGAAAAGCTTTTTGGAACCGATTACGCGCCGCCGGATCTCGTTGCGAAAGTGACGGGAAGGGCCAAATATGCGGAAGACTTCCGGGCCGACGGCATGCTCTTCGCCAAGTTGTTTCTGAGCCCCATGCCTCACGCCCGGGTAAGAAACATCGACACGCGAGCCGCTCTCGCGATGGAGGGAGTCGAGGCGATCCTCACCGCCGATGATCTCCCCGCCTCGGACAATCCCCTCGACGAGCGGGCGCTGACGAACGAACCCCTCTATCAGGGCGAGCCCATCCTCGCCGTGGCCGCCGTCGACGAAGCCACGGCGGCTGCGGCGATCGAGAAGATCAAGGTGGACCTCGAACCTCTTCCATTCGTCATCGATCCTCTCGAAAGCCTTCGGCCCGGAGGGCCGAACGCGAGAGTCGGCGGCAACACGATGAAGGAGCGCACCGACCTCGTCGAGCTCAAGTGGACCGAGGCCGACTTTCGTGATGCCGGCGAGCAACTCCCCATGGGTCAGCCCGAAGAAGAATGGGAAGTCGGGGACGTCGAGAAAGGCCTGGCGGAGGCGGACTACGTCATCGACGAGACCCTCTTCCACCAGTCCCAGACGCATCACCCACTCGAGCCGAGAAGCTGCATGGCCTACTGGCAAAACGACAAGCTCTACATCCACCCGTCGACCCAGAGCACGCAGCGCACCGCTCCGGTCGCCGCCCGGATGGTCGGCGTCGATCCGAGTCAGGTGGTCCTGATCGCGGAATATTGCGGCGGAGGTTTCGGGAGCAAGATCGCCGGCACGATCAACATGGCCATTCCCGCACTGCTCTCGAAGAAGCTCAACGGACGCCCGGTGATGCACCGCGTGAGCCGTGCGGAGGAGAACGCCTTCGGCCGCGCTCGTCCAGGCTTTCAGGGACGCGTCAAGATGGGCTTCAAGAACGACGGCCGGGTGACGGCCATCGACCTCTACATCGTGCAGGACAACGGGCCCTACGGCCGGCAAGGCGACATGGGCTCGGCGAGCCGTTGCGCGTCGATCTACTACACCCCGGCGAACATGCGCTTTCGCGGAGTGAGCGTCCTCACCAACACACCTCCGCGAGCGGCACAGCGAGCCCCCGGTGGGGTCCAGATCACCGCGATGCTAGAGCCTCTCATCGACAAGGCGGCGAAGCACCTCAACATCGATCGCATCGCCATCCGTAAACTGAATGCTCCCGACAACAACTCGCTCTACGGCTCCAACCAGCACGGCCTGACATCCGCCTACGTGCGTGAGGCGTTCGACAAGGCCGCCGAGATAGTGAACTGGGACGAGTACAAGCAGCAGAGCGGCCAGGTCCATGGCACCAAGGTGACGGGAATCGGCGTGGCGCTCTCGACCTACGTCGCCGGAAGCCGCGGCTTCGACGGACTACTGGTCATCAAGCCGGACGGCAAGCTCTACGTTCACCAGGGAATCGGAAACCTCGGAACGCACTCGTTCTCCGACACGGCGCGAGTGGCGTCGGACGTCCTCGGTATGCCGTGGGAGAGCACCGTGGTTCTCTGGGGAGACACCTCCAAGCACCTTCCCTACTCGAGCGTCCAGGCGGGAAGCCAGACGACGCACGCTCATACGCGAACCAACCACGCGGCGGCGATGGATCTGAAGCGCAAGCTCCAGGAGATCGCGGCCCAGGATCTCGGGGGCTCACCCGAGGGCTACGAGGTCGGTGACGGGCGGGTCTTCGCAAAATCCAACCCGGGTCGGGGAATGAGCTTGGCGCGAGCTGCCGAACGTGCCATCGAGCTCGGTGGGCGGTTCGACGGCCACGAAGTCGCCGAAGACCTCAACGAAGTAACCAAGGTTTCCGTCGCGGCTCTCGCGGGACAGGGAGTCCTCGGGGCCGCCAAGGACAACTACGGCGGCGAGGGAGACCTGTGGTCGTTCGTCGTCGGCATCGCCAAGGTCGAAGTGGATCGCGAGACCGGCGTCGTCGCCATCACGGACTATGCCGCGGTGAGCGACGTGGGCAATGTCATGAACCCCCGGGGCCTGAACGCCCAGGTCCATGGTGGCTCGGTGCAGGGGTTCGGTCTCGCAATGAGTCAGAAGTGGATCTACGATCCGAGATGGGGGGTCACCTCGACCCACCGCCTGTATACGGCAAAGCCGCCCAGTATCCTCGACGTCCCGCTCCAGATGAAAGCGGGCTCGGTCGAGATCCCGGATCCTCAAACGCCCATCGGAGCCAAGGGAATCGGCGAAGCGCCTTTCGGTGCCGGTTGCGCCGCGGTGCTCTGTGCGATCCAGGACGCCATCGGCGAGCTCGACCTGAAGCGCTCGCCGGTGATGACCGATCTCATTCTCAACCAGCTCGAGCACCGGGCTCAGCCTTTCAAGGTCCTCGCGACCCACGTGTAAGGTTCAAGGAGAACGATCATGGCCGTGATTCACGATACGATCCAAGCCTTCGAGCTCTTCCAGCCGTCGAGTATCGAGGATGCTTTGGCGCTCAAACGCCGTTACGGCAAGACCTCCTGGACGTTCGCGGGCGGGCTCGACAGCCTCGACTGGTTCAAAGACCGGATCAAGCGCCCCGAGGCGGTGATCGACCTCGGATCCATCGAAGAGCTGAAAGGGATTCGCTCGACGGACGATGGCATCGAGATTGGCGCGTTGACGACGCTCACCGAGATCGTCAATAACGCCGACATCCGCGAGCGATTCTCGCTGCTGAGCGACGCCGCGGCAAAGGTCGCGACCCCCCAAATCCGAAATCAGGGCACGATCGGTGGAAACCTCGCGCAGGACACCCGCTGCTGGTATTACCGAGGCGGCTGGCCGTGCTATCGAGCGGGCGGCAACATCTGTTACGCCGATACGCCGACCTCGATCAATCGCGAGCATGCCCTGTTCGAGGCCAACCGCTGCGTAGCGGTGAACGTGTCGGATACCGCGCCGGCGCTCATCGCCCTCGACGCCAAGATCGTCATTCGTGACTCGAGCGGGGAGCGAGTCGTCGATGCCGAGGATTTCTTCATGGTTCCGGCGATCGACATCCGTCGGATGACGATTCTCGAGCCCGGGGACCTCCTCACTGCGATCCGCATCCCCAACACCTGGGCGGGAGCCGCGTTCTACTTCGAGAAGGTCCGGGATCGCCAGGCGTGGGATTTCGCGCTGGTGGCCGTTGCCGCGGCGATGAAGCTCTCCGGCACTACGATCGACGACGTTCGCCTCGTGGTGAACTCGGTCGGACCGAGGCCGCTTCGGTTGACGGACGTCGAGCGCCAGCTCAAAGGCCAGCCTCACAGCGAAGACGTCGCCGCCGACGCCGGCGAGCTCGCGTTGTTGGGCGCTCGCCCGTTACAGCACAACGCCTTCAAGATCCCCCTGATGCGAAACCTCGTCAGACGGGCGATTCGAGACGTGGAGGCTTAGGATGAGTTTCTTTCAGTGGGAGCTCAATCCGTGGGGTCAGGAGGTCCTCACCCGGATTTCCTGGGATCTCTTCTGGCTTTCGGTCGTCCTCGGTGCACTCTTCATCATCGGGCATCTCGCCTATCGCGCGCGGCACAAGCCTGCCAAGGCGGCGGCAGGGACGGGCGGGTCAGCGACCACCGGAGTGCCCGACAAGGTGGAGAGACACTCGCTGGCGTCGCGGCTCTTTCACTGGGTCATGGCCGTAACCGTGTTCGTGCTGCTGGTGACCGGGTTCTTTCCCGTTCTCGGAATCCAATTCAACTGGGTCCTGATCCACTGGGTGGCCGGGATCGCCTTCATCGGCTCGGTCCTGTTCCACATCATCCACGCCTCGTTCTGGATGAACCTGCGTGACATCTGGGTGAGCGCGGCGGACTGGCGGGAGTTTCAACAGGAGATCCGGCACGCCCTCGGCAAGGGAGAGCCGCCGCCCAAACCGGGGAAGTATCCCGTGGATCATCGCCTCTTCCACCATATGACGGTCCTCACCGGCTTCGGTGTCATGCTGACCGGGT
This portion of the Vicinamibacteria bacterium genome encodes:
- a CDS encoding cytochrome b/b6 domain-containing protein: MSFFQWELNPWGQEVLTRISWDLFWLSVVLGALFIIGHLAYRARHKPAKAAAGTGGSATTGVPDKVERHSLASRLFHWVMAVTVFVLLVTGFFPVLGIQFNWVLIHWVAGIAFIGSVLFHIIHASFWMNLRDIWVSAADWREFQQEIRHALGKGEPPPKPGKYPVDHRLFHHMTVLTGFGVMLTGLFMMVRIETPFFARNPYLFSDGTWGFIYVVHGLSAVGLVGMIMAHIYFAVLPEKRWLTIGMIAGWISKEDFLANHDPKRWAVNKKAEQG
- a CDS encoding (2Fe-2S)-binding protein yields the protein MAQRDIPETIEHNFTRRSFIKGVIAGGAATYSAGYLFRGGALSAQTSAPGSVERLITLRVNGQERRVDVLKQETLAMTLRYKLGLTGTKLGCDRAECGSCTVLIDGVTHYSCSVLTHSVRGKEITTIEGLQAEDGTLHPVQQAVVDGAGFQCAFCAPGFIMSMVAMVESNSHPTRAEAAQALSGNLCRCCDYNKILDCAMSAAEYSRRS
- a CDS encoding xanthine dehydrogenase family protein subunit M; this encodes MAVIHDTIQAFELFQPSSIEDALALKRRYGKTSWTFAGGLDSLDWFKDRIKRPEAVIDLGSIEELKGIRSTDDGIEIGALTTLTEIVNNADIRERFSLLSDAAAKVATPQIRNQGTIGGNLAQDTRCWYYRGGWPCYRAGGNICYADTPTSINREHALFEANRCVAVNVSDTAPALIALDAKIVIRDSSGERVVDAEDFFMVPAIDIRRMTILEPGDLLTAIRIPNTWAGAAFYFEKVRDRQAWDFALVAVAAAMKLSGTTIDDVRLVVNSVGPRPLRLTDVERQLKGQPHSEDVAADAGELALLGARPLQHNAFKIPLMRNLVRRAIRDVEA
- a CDS encoding xanthine dehydrogenase family protein molybdopterin-binding subunit, whose translation is MAEKLFGTDYAPPDLVAKVTGRAKYAEDFRADGMLFAKLFLSPMPHARVRNIDTRAALAMEGVEAILTADDLPASDNPLDERALTNEPLYQGEPILAVAAVDEATAAAAIEKIKVDLEPLPFVIDPLESLRPGGPNARVGGNTMKERTDLVELKWTEADFRDAGEQLPMGQPEEEWEVGDVEKGLAEADYVIDETLFHQSQTHHPLEPRSCMAYWQNDKLYIHPSTQSTQRTAPVAARMVGVDPSQVVLIAEYCGGGFGSKIAGTINMAIPALLSKKLNGRPVMHRVSRAEENAFGRARPGFQGRVKMGFKNDGRVTAIDLYIVQDNGPYGRQGDMGSASRCASIYYTPANMRFRGVSVLTNTPPRAAQRAPGGVQITAMLEPLIDKAAKHLNIDRIAIRKLNAPDNNSLYGSNQHGLTSAYVREAFDKAAEIVNWDEYKQQSGQVHGTKVTGIGVALSTYVAGSRGFDGLLVIKPDGKLYVHQGIGNLGTHSFSDTARVASDVLGMPWESTVVLWGDTSKHLPYSSVQAGSQTTHAHTRTNHAAAMDLKRKLQEIAAQDLGGSPEGYEVGDGRVFAKSNPGRGMSLARAAERAIELGGRFDGHEVAEDLNEVTKVSVAALAGQGVLGAAKDNYGGEGDLWSFVVGIAKVEVDRETGVVAITDYAAVSDVGNVMNPRGLNAQVHGGSVQGFGLAMSQKWIYDPRWGVTSTHRLYTAKPPSILDVPLQMKAGSVEIPDPQTPIGAKGIGEAPFGAGCAAVLCAIQDAIGELDLKRSPVMTDLILNQLEHRAQPFKVLATHV